The following are encoded in a window of Candidatus Eisenbacteria bacterium genomic DNA:
- the priA gene encoding primosomal protein N' has protein sequence MRLNDKLDSVAENEYVQVAFPIPILDTFTYIVPEHLRGKVVPGSHITAFLGRRRLSGFVVGTEPRSELKSVRPIESLVRPEPAIDATTLELAGKVADYYLCPLGEILAAAYPAHADKGLRTQAKGEGAPGDETVAGAISGIEVGRRMGTVSGTTVGRRVAVSSKDFPRDHDMESDLATYFKPLLDASGRGAHRVFLLTLPDRVRERMYPFLVSQVRQAGGSVIFLVPEISASGDLVELLKERFGDEVALFHSRLKISERKAIWENTRSGMLRVLIGTRSAVFLPAQDLRLIVVEDEHAEPFKQEETPRYNARDVAIMRSRLAGIPLLLASATPSVESFWAVRQGEFELLGGAPLKATQPGINVVDMRNRENVIPQSEELSVPLISAMEKALEARKRVLLFLNRRGFHRWVQCQECGFLEVCPRCELPLIFHSDTKKMACHHCSHEMEAPSSCGKCGGTRFRYVGAGVEKVQTRLKRFFPDAKVARIDLDSARTRAEAVRIAGNFSGGELDILIGTTMVTKGLDLGEISLAGVIHAEAQLNLPDFRSGERAFQLLSDVVSLVGDTSGEVIIQTFNPDHHSVRAISQHEPGLFYEQELKEREELGYPPFSTLIDFHVSGPKEPQVVKVVKQMSTRVASVCDKAGEAIHVLGPSPAVPARLKGRFRWHMSMRGQARDDVVDAAKEILSEFGGKHEVAGVTISVDVDPVGS, from the coding sequence GTGAGACTCAACGATAAACTCGACTCCGTGGCAGAAAACGAGTACGTACAAGTAGCCTTTCCAATACCAATTCTCGACACCTTCACTTACATCGTGCCTGAGCACCTTAGGGGCAAGGTTGTGCCGGGTTCTCACATCACAGCCTTTCTCGGCAGGCGCAGGCTCTCCGGATTTGTCGTCGGCACCGAACCGCGCAGTGAGCTCAAAAGCGTGAGACCGATCGAATCGCTCGTAAGGCCGGAGCCCGCCATCGACGCTACCACGCTCGAGCTTGCAGGAAAGGTTGCGGACTACTATCTGTGCCCGTTGGGAGAGATTCTGGCCGCCGCGTATCCCGCCCACGCCGACAAGGGTTTGCGTACTCAGGCCAAAGGGGAAGGAGCGCCTGGCGACGAGACTGTCGCCGGGGCGATCAGCGGGATCGAGGTGGGGCGCAGGATGGGGACAGTCAGCGGGACGACAGTCGGGCGTAGGGTCGCGGTTTCCTCCAAAGACTTCCCGCGCGACCACGATATGGAATCGGATTTGGCGACATATTTTAAGCCACTCCTCGACGCCTCCGGACGAGGAGCACATCGCGTCTTTCTCCTCACTTTGCCAGACCGAGTTCGAGAGAGAATGTATCCCTTCTTAGTCAGTCAGGTCAGACAGGCCGGTGGAAGTGTGATCTTTCTGGTACCGGAGATCTCTGCCTCCGGTGACCTGGTGGAGCTCTTGAAAGAGCGCTTCGGGGACGAAGTGGCGCTCTTCCACAGTAGGCTCAAAATCTCGGAGAGAAAGGCAATCTGGGAGAATACTCGCTCCGGCATGCTGAGAGTTCTAATCGGAACACGCTCGGCAGTCTTTCTTCCCGCTCAAGACCTCAGGCTTATTGTTGTTGAAGACGAGCATGCTGAGCCGTTCAAGCAGGAAGAAACGCCGCGCTACAACGCGAGAGACGTGGCCATTATGAGAAGCCGCCTCGCCGGAATACCTCTGTTGCTGGCTTCCGCCACGCCTTCCGTTGAGAGTTTCTGGGCCGTCAGGCAAGGCGAGTTTGAGCTTCTCGGCGGTGCACCTCTCAAGGCGACCCAGCCAGGAATCAACGTCGTTGACATGAGGAACAGGGAGAACGTGATTCCCCAATCGGAGGAGCTTTCCGTGCCTCTCATTTCGGCAATGGAGAAAGCGCTCGAAGCCCGCAAGCGAGTCCTGCTTTTCTTGAATCGGCGGGGGTTCCACAGGTGGGTGCAGTGCCAGGAATGCGGATTCCTGGAAGTCTGTCCGCGTTGCGAGCTTCCTCTCATCTTTCACTCTGACACCAAGAAGATGGCTTGCCACCACTGCTCCCACGAGATGGAAGCACCGTCCTCTTGCGGAAAATGCGGCGGCACCCGCTTTCGATACGTCGGGGCAGGCGTGGAAAAAGTGCAGACCAGACTCAAGAGATTCTTCCCCGACGCCAAAGTGGCGAGGATCGATCTTGACTCTGCAAGAACCAGAGCCGAAGCAGTTCGGATCGCCGGGAATTTCTCGGGAGGCGAGCTCGACATTCTCATCGGAACGACGATGGTGACCAAGGGGCTGGATCTGGGCGAGATCTCTCTTGCGGGGGTGATTCACGCGGAGGCGCAGCTCAACTTGCCCGATTTCAGGTCGGGAGAAAGGGCCTTTCAGCTTCTCTCGGACGTTGTGTCTTTGGTAGGAGACACATCCGGCGAGGTCATCATCCAGACTTTCAACCCCGACCATCACAGTGTGCGGGCGATATCGCAGCACGAGCCCGGCCTTTTCTACGAACAAGAGTTGAAAGAGCGAGAAGAGCTTGGCTACCCCCCCTTCTCCACGTTGATTGATTTCCACGTGAGTGGTCCCAAGGAGCCGCAAGTCGTGAAAGTAGTGAAGCAGATGAGCACTCGCGTCGCGTCTGTCTGCGACAAGGCCGGGGAGGCGATTCACGTCTTGGGGCCGTCTCCTGCAGTTCCCGCCAGGCTCAAGGGACGCTTCCGCTGGCACATGAGTATGAGGGGCCAAGCGCGGGATGACGTCGTCGATGCGGCGAAGGAAATCCTGTCGGAGTTCGGTGGAAAGCATGAGGTAGCAGGAGTTACCATAAGTGTAGACGTGGACCCGGTGGGGAGTTAG
- a CDS encoding HD domain-containing protein, translated as MVTLEQVRLYPTVRALIEKADKQLGVIGYTEHGERHAGLVANISSNILKRLGRPERVAELASVAGYLHDIGNVINRQYHAQSGAVIAFTVLRELDMPIDEVAEIIAAIGNHHEEQGESVSDISAAIILADKSDVHRTRVRAPGTILLDIHDRVNYAAKNSFLRVHENKKLISLEVTIDTSISQVMEYFEIFLSRMLVSRKAANFLSCSFELIINDNKML; from the coding sequence TTGGTTACGCTTGAACAAGTCAGGCTATATCCCACAGTGAGGGCCTTGATCGAGAAGGCCGACAAGCAACTGGGTGTAATAGGTTACACCGAGCACGGCGAACGGCATGCAGGCCTCGTTGCCAATATCTCGTCCAACATTCTCAAGCGACTGGGACGGCCTGAGCGCGTGGCAGAACTCGCTTCCGTCGCCGGTTATCTGCACGACATCGGCAACGTCATCAATCGGCAATATCACGCCCAATCAGGTGCAGTCATAGCGTTTACTGTCCTGAGAGAACTCGACATGCCCATCGACGAAGTGGCGGAGATCATCGCGGCGATAGGCAACCACCACGAGGAGCAGGGCGAATCGGTCAGCGACATAAGTGCCGCGATCATCCTCGCAGACAAGAGCGACGTCCACCGGACGCGGGTGCGAGCCCCCGGAACGATCCTACTTGATATCCACGACAGGGTGAATTACGCCGCGAAGAACTCTTTTTTGAGGGTTCATGAAAACAAGAAGCTGATTTCTCTCGAGGTCACGATTGACACCTCGATTTCCCAGGTGATGGAGTATTTCGAAATTTTCCTTTCCCGTATGTTGGTGTCTCGAAAAGCCGCCAATTTTCTCTCTTGCTCTTTCGAGCTCATCATTAACGACAACAAGATGTTGTAG
- a CDS encoding tetratricopeptide repeat protein — protein MKAILKSIVAVIAFSLAATGTLILSGCGQNPHLSGGRLYLSQKIYPKAVRELELAVQEEPKNGLAHLELARAYAELDSTKKAGLHFDEAAQVEPKRKKDSDINRKHYAILHFNEGLRLSQQEQKFDEAAVEFEKAIDLDASDAGTYMNLGFAYGQIGRREDAHAAYEKAIVLYEKVIQLNAADPIAYKNLGLAYAQLGRHDEASAMFEKAAALAPTDEKVKKNLATVYIERGNDNFKKENYAEAIKSYEKALGLGSDSVNVMFQLGNCYFQQAAAETSAATANALFEKSGSFYENVLRKSPDDIDAMTNLGMVEFRLDRMAEAIQLLRNVEERDPKAHEVHKILGGAYARTGEKEMAVTEIVFSKALDPNRGKRTSDLDSWLSPDGLKARYGDTSEVAKVIQERGVPQEVYVYEESGSLVETWFYWSQGKAMYFVNGRIPPKSEFTFFPIVEK, from the coding sequence ATGAAAGCGATTCTCAAATCCATCGTGGCGGTAATTGCCTTTTCTCTTGCGGCGACCGGGACTCTGATCCTGAGCGGGTGTGGGCAGAATCCTCATCTCTCGGGAGGCAGGCTTTACCTGAGTCAAAAGATTTACCCGAAGGCCGTAAGAGAGCTGGAACTGGCGGTGCAGGAAGAACCGAAGAACGGACTTGCTCATCTCGAGTTGGCAAGGGCCTACGCCGAGCTCGACTCGACAAAGAAGGCCGGACTGCACTTCGACGAAGCCGCTCAAGTTGAGCCCAAGCGCAAGAAGGACTCAGACATCAACAGGAAGCACTACGCGATTCTGCATTTCAATGAAGGCTTGAGGCTGTCCCAACAGGAACAGAAGTTCGACGAGGCCGCGGTGGAGTTCGAAAAGGCGATAGATCTTGACGCAAGCGATGCGGGCACTTACATGAATCTGGGTTTCGCTTACGGTCAAATTGGCAGGCGCGAGGACGCTCATGCTGCGTACGAGAAGGCCATCGTGCTGTACGAGAAGGTGATACAACTGAACGCCGCCGATCCGATCGCTTACAAGAATCTGGGTCTGGCATATGCACAACTCGGCCGGCACGATGAAGCCAGTGCCATGTTCGAGAAGGCCGCCGCCCTTGCACCGACAGACGAAAAAGTGAAGAAGAACCTCGCGACAGTCTACATAGAGCGCGGCAACGACAACTTCAAGAAGGAGAACTACGCGGAGGCTATCAAGTCCTACGAGAAGGCCCTGGGACTCGGAAGTGACAGCGTCAACGTCATGTTCCAGCTCGGGAACTGCTATTTCCAGCAAGCTGCTGCAGAGACGAGCGCGGCTACCGCAAATGCCCTGTTTGAGAAATCCGGGAGCTTCTACGAGAACGTGCTGAGAAAGTCACCCGATGACATCGACGCCATGACCAATCTGGGCATGGTCGAATTCAGACTTGACAGAATGGCTGAGGCGATTCAGTTGTTGCGCAACGTTGAAGAGCGAGACCCAAAGGCTCACGAAGTCCACAAGATACTGGGGGGCGCCTACGCCAGGACCGGAGAGAAGGAAATGGCGGTGACCGAGATTGTCTTCTCGAAAGCCCTTGATCCCAACAGGGGAAAGCGCACGAGCGATTTGGACAGCTGGCTTTCTCCGGATGGTTTGAAGGCGAGGTATGGCGACACCTCAGAGGTCGCGAAAGTCATTCAGGAGAGAGGTGTTCCCCAAGAGGTTTATGTTTACGAGGAGTCGGGCAGCCTGGTGGAAACCTGGTTCTATTGGTCACAGGGGAAGGCCATGTATTTTGTGAACGGCAGGATTCCTCCCAAGAGCGAGTTCACTTTCTTTCCCATTGTAGAGAAGTGA
- the ilvC gene encoding ketol-acid reductoisomerase: protein MAKFYLDADCDRSLLEGKTVAVVGYGSQGRAQTLNLRDSGQTVRVGLREGSASRAKARSESVDVATIEEAVRDADVVSLLIPDEVHGPSFKERIAPHMKEGAALCLAHGLSVHFGLFEPTKNIDVIMVAPLGAGNLLRRLYQENKGLPSYVAVHQDRSGEALKIALAYASLAGCARPGMIETTFKEETEVDLFGEQAVLCGGLSFLLLRAFDTLVHAGYQPEVAYLECINQLKASADLMSLVGLEGLPDSISSPALYGMLTRGKRVIGEEAKQAMGELLREIQSGQFVREWMREGTRDNPGILKLIEGWKSLKMHEVGRNLRKFTRL, encoded by the coding sequence GTGGCCAAGTTCTACCTAGACGCTGACTGCGATAGATCCCTGCTCGAGGGCAAGACGGTCGCGGTTGTCGGTTACGGCAGCCAGGGGCGCGCTCAGACGCTGAATCTTCGTGACAGCGGGCAGACGGTGAGAGTGGGGCTGAGAGAAGGGAGCGCTTCTCGCGCGAAAGCAAGAAGCGAGAGTGTCGATGTAGCGACTATCGAAGAGGCCGTCAGGGACGCGGATGTGGTCTCCCTCCTCATCCCGGATGAGGTGCACGGACCGTCTTTTAAAGAGCGCATAGCGCCGCACATGAAGGAAGGCGCCGCCCTGTGTCTGGCCCACGGGCTCAGCGTTCACTTCGGGCTTTTCGAACCCACGAAGAACATAGACGTAATCATGGTTGCGCCTTTGGGAGCAGGAAATCTCCTCAGGCGCCTTTACCAAGAAAACAAGGGTCTCCCCAGCTACGTCGCTGTACACCAGGACCGCAGCGGAGAAGCTCTCAAGATTGCCCTCGCTTATGCATCCTTGGCGGGTTGTGCAAGACCGGGGATGATCGAGACGACCTTCAAGGAAGAAACCGAGGTGGATCTTTTTGGCGAGCAGGCGGTTCTCTGCGGTGGGTTGAGCTTCCTGTTGCTTCGCGCATTTGACACCCTGGTGCACGCCGGTTATCAGCCTGAAGTGGCATACCTGGAGTGCATCAACCAGCTTAAGGCTTCGGCGGACTTGATGAGCCTTGTGGGGCTGGAAGGTCTCCCTGACAGCATAAGCAGCCCCGCACTCTACGGTATGCTGACCCGAGGAAAGCGCGTCATAGGGGAAGAGGCAAAGCAGGCAATGGGGGAGTTGCTGCGCGAGATTCAATCGGGACAGTTTGTCAGGGAATGGATGAGAGAAGGAACGAGAGACAATCCCGGAATTCTGAAGTTGATCGAGGGATGGAAATCTCTCAAGATGCACGAGGTGGGTCGCAATCTCAGAAAGTTTACGAGACTCTGA
- the rho gene encoding transcription termination factor Rho, with amino-acid sequence MGIAEMKGKTVPELVQAAQELNIAGASGMRKQELMFKILEAQTQKNGLIFAEGVLEILSEGYGFLRSPDYNYLPGPDDIYVSPSQIKRFDLRTGDTVSGQVRPPKDGERYFALLRVEAVNFESPEVAKEKILFDNLTPLYPQEKIRLENKSRDISTRIMDLLAPIGKGQRGLIVSPPRAGKTILLQKIANSVTENHPEIILIVLLIDERPEEVTDMERSVNGEVVSSTFDEPAERHVQVAEMVLEKAKRLVEHKRDVVVLLDSITRLARAHNTVVPHSGKILSGGVDANALQKPKRFFGAARNIEDGGSLTIVATALVETGSRMDEVIFEEFKGTGNMELVLDRRLSDKRIFPALDINKSGTRHEELLLSPEELNKIWILRKFLNELNSVEAMEFLVDKMGQTKTNKKFLESMNT; translated from the coding sequence ATGGGCATCGCGGAAATGAAGGGCAAAACGGTTCCTGAGCTGGTCCAAGCAGCACAGGAGCTAAACATCGCTGGCGCCAGCGGAATGCGCAAGCAGGAACTCATGTTCAAGATTCTGGAGGCTCAGACCCAGAAGAACGGCTTGATTTTTGCCGAAGGCGTGCTTGAGATTCTGTCAGAAGGATACGGCTTCCTTAGGTCGCCAGACTACAACTACCTGCCTGGACCGGATGACATTTATGTCTCACCCTCACAGATAAAGAGGTTTGACTTGAGGACGGGTGACACCGTCTCCGGTCAGGTCAGACCTCCCAAGGATGGGGAGAGGTACTTTGCGTTGCTGCGCGTAGAGGCGGTGAATTTCGAGAGCCCCGAAGTTGCAAAGGAGAAGATTCTCTTTGACAACCTGACCCCTCTTTATCCTCAGGAGAAAATCCGGCTTGAGAACAAGAGCCGGGACATTTCAACCAGGATAATGGACCTCTTGGCGCCGATAGGCAAAGGGCAGAGAGGTCTAATCGTTTCCCCGCCCAGAGCCGGGAAGACCATCCTTCTTCAAAAAATCGCCAACAGCGTTACCGAGAATCATCCCGAGATTATTCTCATCGTCCTGTTGATAGACGAGCGGCCCGAGGAAGTCACCGACATGGAACGTTCGGTGAACGGAGAGGTCGTCAGTTCGACGTTTGACGAACCGGCGGAACGTCACGTTCAAGTTGCGGAGATGGTTCTCGAGAAGGCGAAGCGTCTCGTCGAACACAAGAGAGACGTCGTCGTTCTTCTGGACAGCATAACCAGACTGGCCAGGGCGCACAACACCGTGGTTCCTCACAGCGGAAAGATCTTGTCCGGTGGAGTCGATGCAAACGCTCTGCAAAAACCCAAGAGATTTTTCGGCGCCGCGCGCAACATAGAAGACGGAGGGAGCCTCACAATTGTCGCCACGGCCCTGGTCGAAACGGGAAGCCGCATGGACGAGGTCATCTTCGAAGAATTCAAGGGCACGGGCAACATGGAACTCGTGCTCGACAGGCGTCTGAGCGACAAGAGAATATTCCCCGCCCTGGATATCAACAAGTCCGGGACGAGGCACGAAGAGTTGCTGCTGTCACCGGAGGAACTGAACAAGATCTGGATATTGAGGAAGTTCCTCAACGAGCTTAACTCCGTTGAAGCGATGGAATTCCTCGTGGACAAGATGGGCCAGACAAAAACCAACAAGAAATTCCTTGAATCCATGAACACTTAG
- the rpmE gene encoding 50S ribosomal protein L31 produces MKKGIHPPYHDTKIVCVCGNVIETRSTVKDIRIEICSNCHPFFTGKQKLVDTAGRVERFRKKYARGAKSGESSKAS; encoded by the coding sequence ATGAAAAAGGGAATTCACCCACCGTATCATGACACGAAGATCGTCTGCGTTTGCGGGAACGTCATAGAAACCCGCTCAACGGTAAAGGACATCCGCATAGAAATCTGCTCAAACTGCCACCCATTCTTTACGGGCAAGCAGAAGCTTGTTGACACTGCCGGCAGGGTTGAGAGATTCAGGAAGAAATATGCCCGAGGTGCCAAGTCAGGGGAGAGCAGCAAGGCTAGTTAG
- a CDS encoding DUF1385 domain-containing protein gives MMRSPTVVATAVRRPDGEIAVRKTGFVSISKRRKLLGFPVIRGAVVLIETLSLGISALTYSAEEAMREEGTGGRKAAGRDEGVVDKEGSDGKGGAAEKKPANEKRASVMTNAGIVVTVIISLGLGFLLFFYLPLFIAERLGVKSGFWFNLVDGAVRLVVFVLYIALVGLWGEMRKLYQYHGAEHKSIYTFEAGEELTVENAMKHSTLHPRCGTSFLLVVVVVSLVVFIALGKPESWGERAVRFLFVPVIAGVAFEFTKLSGKYADNPVASVLIKPGLWLQKMTTREPAPEQIEVALRALREVL, from the coding sequence ATGATGCGCTCGCCGACTGTCGTGGCAACGGCGGTGCGCCGACCCGACGGGGAAATAGCAGTCAGAAAGACAGGCTTTGTTTCCATTTCCAAGAGAAGAAAGCTACTGGGATTTCCTGTGATCAGGGGAGCCGTCGTCCTGATCGAAACCTTGTCCCTCGGGATAAGTGCGCTCACGTACTCGGCCGAGGAGGCCATGCGAGAAGAGGGGACGGGTGGCAGGAAGGCGGCCGGTAGAGATGAGGGCGTCGTGGACAAGGAAGGGAGCGACGGCAAGGGGGGGGCCGCAGAAAAGAAGCCGGCGAACGAAAAAAGGGCAAGCGTGATGACGAACGCCGGTATAGTCGTGACGGTCATCATCTCCCTCGGGCTAGGCTTTCTCCTCTTTTTCTACCTGCCCCTTTTCATCGCCGAAAGATTGGGTGTGAAGAGCGGTTTTTGGTTCAATCTCGTCGACGGTGCAGTGAGGCTGGTGGTGTTCGTCCTTTACATCGCGCTCGTCGGGCTCTGGGGGGAAATGAGAAAGCTCTATCAATATCATGGAGCAGAGCACAAGTCCATATACACCTTCGAGGCCGGAGAGGAACTGACCGTGGAGAACGCGATGAAGCACAGTACTCTCCACCCCAGGTGTGGGACCAGCTTTCTTCTCGTCGTTGTGGTCGTAAGTCTTGTCGTGTTCATCGCGCTTGGCAAGCCGGAGAGCTGGGGCGAGCGAGCCGTGCGCTTTCTTTTCGTGCCCGTCATAGCGGGCGTGGCCTTTGAGTTCACCAAGCTTTCCGGGAAGTACGCAGATAATCCAGTGGCTTCCGTGCTGATCAAGCCGGGATTGTGGCTGCAGAAAATGACTACCAGAGAGCCTGCACCAGAGCAAATCGAAGTAGCTCTCAGGGCGCTTCGAGAGGTTCTCTGA
- the prfA gene encoding peptide chain release factor 1, with protein sequence MFEDIQNIKARFDELTHKLADPAVLSDSNRLREVAKERGGLEPIVQKWNEYSALAQSIADDKQIIESSKDQELVAIARGEVEELRARLEALDRELRELLVPKDPNDERNVIVEIRAGTGGEEAALFAADLSRMYMKYAESKGWKIEIMDTSPTGVGGLKEIIFLVEGKGAFSHLKYESGVHRVQRVPATEASGRIHTSAVTVAILPEAKEVEVEIDPKDLETDVFRSSGPGGQSVNTADSAVRIRHLPTGLVVQCQDERSQLKNKAKALKVLRARLLAMKQQEQELEIAKSRRAQVSSGDRSAKIRTYNFPQGRVTDHRIGLTLYRLADMLEGHLDELMEALRAARDKLQPAA encoded by the coding sequence ATCTTTGAAGACATTCAAAACATAAAAGCCAGGTTCGATGAGCTCACGCATAAGCTTGCCGACCCTGCCGTGCTTTCCGATTCCAATCGGCTCAGAGAGGTGGCGAAGGAACGGGGTGGACTGGAGCCGATTGTGCAAAAATGGAACGAGTACAGCGCGCTGGCGCAGAGCATCGCGGACGACAAGCAAATCATAGAGAGCTCGAAGGACCAAGAGCTGGTCGCGATAGCAAGGGGAGAAGTGGAAGAGCTTCGGGCGAGGCTCGAAGCTCTCGACAGGGAGCTCAGAGAACTTCTTGTGCCGAAGGATCCCAACGACGAACGCAACGTGATTGTTGAGATAAGAGCCGGTACGGGAGGAGAAGAAGCGGCCCTTTTTGCCGCAGACCTCTCCAGAATGTACATGAAATACGCCGAGTCAAAGGGTTGGAAGATTGAGATAATGGACACGAGCCCTACCGGCGTGGGCGGTCTCAAGGAGATCATATTCCTCGTGGAAGGCAAGGGAGCCTTCAGCCACCTAAAATACGAGAGCGGCGTTCACAGGGTCCAGCGCGTGCCCGCCACCGAGGCGAGCGGGCGTATCCATACCTCTGCGGTTACCGTGGCCATATTGCCTGAAGCCAAGGAGGTAGAAGTGGAAATAGACCCGAAGGATCTCGAGACCGACGTCTTTCGTTCCTCCGGGCCCGGCGGACAGAGCGTGAATACGGCCGATTCGGCCGTGAGGATACGACACCTACCGACAGGCCTTGTCGTTCAGTGCCAGGACGAGAGATCTCAACTCAAGAACAAAGCCAAAGCGCTGAAAGTCTTGAGAGCAAGACTCCTTGCGATGAAACAGCAGGAACAGGAACTGGAAATCGCGAAATCCAGGCGAGCTCAGGTCTCTTCCGGAGATCGAAGTGCCAAGATACGGACTTACAATTTCCCTCAGGGACGGGTGACCGACCACAGGATAGGTCTGACTCTCTACAGGTTGGCCGACATGTTGGAAGGCCACCTGGATGAGCTCATGGAAGCCCTCAGGGCGGCGAGGGACAAACTCCAGCCGGCGGCGTAG
- the prmC gene encoding peptide chain release factor N(5)-glutamine methyltransferase — protein sequence MRISEFLSTAAQILRQAGVDSPRLEAELLLATALGIERKRLFLEANALLTNAEVTKANELVELRAARFPLQYITGKIEFLGLEFSVRPGVFIPRPETELLVVEAGALLSGLVSPVVLDVGTGSGVIAIALAVGSPTAQVHALDVSARAIEVAGTNAVKHGVADRVSLRLGDFSSVIGPEFTPGTADLIVSNPPYVPSSQIPSLAPEISKHEPIEALDGGPDGLLFVRAILGWAATLLKPGRWVLLEMGAGQAEAAREIATSVGLANVRTVRDLAGIDRVLVARRV from the coding sequence TTGCGAATATCCGAATTCCTATCCACCGCAGCGCAGATCCTTCGGCAAGCCGGCGTCGACAGCCCCCGATTGGAAGCAGAGCTTCTCCTTGCGACGGCGCTTGGTATCGAGAGGAAGAGACTTTTTCTTGAGGCGAACGCTCTGCTCACAAACGCCGAGGTCACAAAAGCGAACGAACTCGTCGAGCTCAGAGCCGCGCGTTTTCCTCTGCAATACATAACCGGGAAAATCGAGTTCCTCGGCCTTGAGTTTTCGGTGAGGCCCGGTGTCTTTATTCCGCGGCCCGAGACGGAGCTTCTCGTAGTCGAGGCCGGGGCGCTCCTGTCCGGACTTGTTTCACCCGTCGTTTTGGACGTGGGCACTGGGAGCGGAGTGATCGCGATCGCTCTTGCGGTCGGCAGTCCGACGGCGCAAGTTCATGCCCTCGACGTTTCGGCCAGGGCAATCGAGGTTGCCGGGACCAACGCCGTCAAGCACGGTGTGGCCGACAGGGTCTCTCTTCGCCTCGGGGATTTCTCTTCCGTAATCGGGCCGGAATTTACTCCGGGTACCGCGGACCTCATAGTGTCAAACCCTCCCTACGTACCGAGTTCTCAGATTCCCTCCCTCGCCCCGGAGATCAGTAAGCACGAACCGATCGAGGCACTCGACGGGGGACCGGACGGGCTCTTGTTTGTCCGCGCAATCCTCGGGTGGGCCGCGACTTTGCTGAAGCCGGGACGTTGGGTATTACTCGAGATGGGGGCGGGCCAAGCGGAAGCTGCAAGAGAAATCGCCACTTCAGTGGGTCTCGCAAACGTGCGAACAGTCAGGGATCTGGCGGGAATCGATAGGGTGCTTGTCGCACGAAGGGTGTAG
- the murA gene encoding UDP-N-acetylglucosamine 1-carboxyvinyltransferase translates to MQKIVVEGGNRLRGKVEIAGSKNATLPIMAATLLASGTSVLTNVPSLKDVTTMKEMLETLGSKVSLKDKRLAIDSSGCDSYDAPYELVKTMRASIYVLGPLLARFKRARVSLPGGCAWGPRPVDLHIKAMQELGARISIEHGYIVAEAKQLKGKEIHFEISSVGATGNAMMAACLAKGKTVLHNAACEPEIEALGLFLSKMGAEISGAGTKIVEIEGVKSLRPAQAAIIPDRIEAGTYMVAAAITKGTVRIENCNPAHCASVISKLTECGAAVMHEDSELVVSASRRPECLSVTTAPYPGFPTDMQAQMMALMCVARGTSVFVDSIYKDRFTHVPELRRMSAVIEVEGNVATVKGMRKLSAAQVMATDLRASAALVLTGLVAEGRTEISRIYHIDRGYEAVEKKLSSLGAKIWREEE, encoded by the coding sequence ATGCAGAAAATAGTCGTCGAGGGAGGCAACAGACTCAGAGGAAAGGTCGAAATAGCAGGATCGAAGAACGCCACTCTGCCCATCATGGCCGCCACCCTTCTGGCTTCTGGAACAAGCGTCCTCACTAACGTTCCCTCGCTCAAAGACGTGACGACGATGAAAGAAATGCTGGAAACACTCGGGAGTAAGGTGTCTCTCAAGGACAAGAGGCTCGCGATCGACTCCAGCGGATGCGATTCGTACGACGCGCCGTACGAACTCGTGAAGACGATGCGCGCCTCCATCTACGTTCTCGGCCCGTTGCTTGCGCGTTTCAAGAGAGCCCGAGTCTCGTTGCCGGGCGGATGCGCGTGGGGCCCGAGACCCGTGGATCTTCACATAAAGGCGATGCAAGAGCTTGGCGCGCGCATAAGCATAGAGCACGGCTACATCGTGGCTGAAGCGAAGCAATTGAAAGGAAAAGAGATTCACTTCGAGATTTCCAGCGTGGGCGCGACCGGCAACGCCATGATGGCGGCGTGCCTCGCCAAGGGCAAAACGGTCCTTCACAACGCGGCGTGTGAGCCCGAGATAGAGGCCCTGGGTCTTTTTCTCAGCAAGATGGGTGCGGAGATTTCGGGGGCGGGGACCAAGATAGTCGAAATCGAGGGAGTCAAATCCCTGAGGCCCGCCCAGGCGGCGATTATTCCCGACAGGATTGAGGCGGGGACCTACATGGTTGCGGCGGCGATCACGAAAGGTACCGTGCGCATCGAAAACTGCAATCCCGCTCACTGTGCGTCTGTGATTTCCAAGTTGACCGAATGCGGCGCCGCTGTCATGCACGAGGATTCGGAGCTAGTCGTGTCCGCAAGCAGAAGGCCCGAGTGCCTGTCGGTAACGACGGCGCCTTACCCTGGATTCCCTACCGACATGCAGGCTCAGATGATGGCGCTCATGTGCGTGGCTCGGGGGACCAGCGTCTTTGTCGACAGCATCTACAAGGATCGCTTCACTCACGTGCCCGAGTTGAGGAGAATGAGCGCCGTTATAGAGGTCGAAGGAAACGTGGCCACCGTGAAGGGAATGCGCAAATTGAGCGCCGCACAGGTCATGGCCACTGACCTGAGGGCCAGCGCCGCGCTCGTGCTTACGGGGCTCGTGGCGGAAGGAAGAACGGAAATCTCCAGGATCTACCATATCGACAGAGGCTACGAGGCAGTCGAAAAGAAGCTTTCCAGCCTGGGTGCCAAGATCTGGCGCGAGGAGGAATGA